The nucleotide sequence CCGAAACGGCAGGGTGCCTGCACCCTTGATCGTGGGCCCTGTCCCGGACGTTGCTCGTGCTTGAAATCATGGGTGCTGTGCACGGCCCGGAAGGCCAGGGGACACACAGGAGGACTTCTGACCTCGTGGGTCACACGTGGGTCCGTGCACGTCTGCCTGGCCCGGGGGCTCCGGGACCAGAAGGCCGTGGCCGGTTTGCACGAGCGCTCGGCCTGTGGCTCTGCACCCGTGCACGAGTGTCTTCGTGCCCCCTGCGATGACGGGCGTGAAGCAGGAGGCTGACATGCTGACGGGCCTGCCCTTTATGATGTCACTTCCTGGCTGGGCTGTGCTGTCACCCCCGAGCAACCGGAGCACTTCTGTGAGGGGCTGAGCGGGAGTGTGAGCCCAGGGTGCTGCCGGCCGCGCTGCACTGTCCCGTTTACGTGGTGGAGGGACACGCCGCGCTCCGCATGGCTGCGGACGAGAAAGGCCCCGCCGCGGGCATGGCGCCCGGCTTCGGCGAGGCGCCTCTTCCTCCCGACACAGCGGCTCCGGCCCTCGGCTCAGGGAGCTGCACCCCCCAGTCCCTCGCCCTGGACCAGCCCGTGCCCGCGGGGCACCCCGACCTCAGGCTGCTGCCTGGAGAAGCCGCTTTCCAGGATTTGACGGAAGAGCCTTTGTTGAAAAGGCCTCGCACCGCCTGCGAGGCCGTGTGGGAAGGCAGCCTGCTCTTCCACCCCTTTCCCAGGAAGCTGTGGACGATCGTCCACAGCAGTCGCTTTGCATCCATTGGGTGGAATGAAGACGGGACTTGCATAGGCGTCAACAGGCCACTGTTTCAAAAGGAGGTTTTGGACAGGGATGGCCTAGACAAGGTGTTCAAGACAGAATGTATGAAGAGCTTCATCCGCCAGCTTAACCGCTATGGATTCAGCAAAGTGTACCAGGACATGCACACGTCCCTCTGCGTGACCAACCTGTCCACAAAGGAGCGGCCCGCCCACGTCCTGAGCGAGGTAAGGAGGGCGGGGGACGGCGGGGGAGGAGCCCTCTCCAGGGGCTGAGCCGCTgggcccgggggtgggggtggggtggggggcgggtgccAACCCCGGGGCCGCCTGGGACGGCGGCAGGCGTGTCGGGAGAGCTTCCTTTAAAGATGGTACTTGGGGACCGGCGTGACGGCCGGAGCTGGCAGTGCCGCGCGCTGTGTTGGGACGTTGTTATGGGGGGACCCGAAGCGTTCTCAGCACAAGGACGtcacttctctccctcctccttttccctttggtgtgtctgtgtgagGTGATGCGTGTGAACTGGACCccctgtggtgatcatttcacagcaCACGCGGGCAAGGCGTCATCCTGTACTCCTGACACGTGGGCAGTGCCGCTCGTGCCTGACACGCAGTCACAGCGGGGGACAAGAGGACACTGCTGCAACGCTGGCCCTTCCCGTCCTCCTGCTCGGGGACAGTGGCCcgccggggggaggggggaggtctgTGTGCCCCCTTGACTCCCATAGCTCCAGAGCATCACTTGAGTGGGGGCGCAGGTCCTTTCCTGGGAAGCAGTCAGCGTCCCCGGTCTGGCCCCTGGAGGTGCTGGCCAGGGGGCGATTCGGACACTTCCTTAGAAAGCTACCGAACCTTGTTGCAGTCTCGTACCTGCAAACGCCAAGTCCCCTTTCGTGGGCCTTGTACTCGTCCTAAGGGGCCATTTTCAGTCATTTTCCAAGGGCGAAAGGTGATGGTGAGTGAGCGAGTCTCGGGGATGTCAAAGCTGGGGCACAGCGTCCTGCTGGGACCGGGTCCCGCTTTCTCCAAAGAGGCCCTGGGTCGGCTGGGGGAGGGCGCCCAGGGGCCCAGCCAGGCGGCTGCTGCTTGCGAGCAACTCTTTTGTGACtcggggtttccttttctctctcaacCGCGACCTCAGTTACACTTCTACCACAGTCCCCTGTTTCAGAGAGACTGCCCGCACCTCCTGGTGAGGATGAAGCCGAGAGTGCACACTAAACCAGCATCCGGGCAGGTGGACGGCAAGCCGGCAGCCCCGGGGCACCTCCCGGCGCCCAGCGCCGCGGAGCCACAGGACGGCCTCCCACCGTATCCTGAGCACATCCAGGGGACCCCGAGCTACCCACAACTCGACCATGCCTCCGCCCTGGCCGGGACTGACTCTGTCGCTCCGGCCCCTCCTCGGACAGCAGCCGAGCCCCCCGCGCCGGATCCCAACGTGCAGATTCTGGTCCCTCTAGTCCCTGTCCTGGCAGAGGTGGCCCAGCCAGCCGAGGTCCCCTGGCTCTGCTGCGCCTGGCCTCCCGCCCAGATGAGTCCTCCCTGGCCCGTGCCGGGCCTGGCCGCCGCACCCCCCCAAGTCCTCAGCCTTCCCCCCCCGCGCAAGTCCCGGGGGCCGCGCTGCTGCCTCTTGCGCATCCTGGATGCCCGAGGTGGCCGCCAGGCCTGCCGCCTCCCTGACCTTGATCCGTCGGCCCCTGAGCCCCTTTGCTGCTGCTGCATGGGCTCCCGCTGTTTCCTGGAATACCCGACCCCTCCAGGCAGGCCCACAGAGGACCCTGACCAGGCAGACCCTGCAGACACACGGAGGTGGTAACACGGCCAGAACCTTGCAGGGCAGTAAAGAGCACGGGGACATGAGAGCGATGTTCCACCCAACACGTGTTTGGCGCCTCCGTCCTGGGCGTGGCTGAGCAGTTGAGTCCCCTCAGCAGGAAACGATGACAGGTGACAGCCCACCCCCGGCCCAGTGCGCGCACCTAGCAGGTAGCCAGTGAAGCCCCTCAGACGACGTGCCTCCACTCACTAGAAAGGCCCTTGAAGGGCTGGACAAGCACAAGGAAGGGCCTGGCATCCACGGGTTCATGGTTGCGGGGACACCGTGTCCAGCAGAGTCTCgatttgacagatgagaagagCTCAGGCCTCCCCTGGTCAGAGGCCTGAAAAGAGCCCTTACTGTCCTGAGACACACAGGTGTGGAGGTGACGGTCCCTGGCAGGGGCCTGCGGGTGTTCAGTTTGGGGGTGCTCTCTGGTGTCTGGACAGCAGGATTGAGGTTTGCTTTTCACTGTGGGTCCTgcgtctggagacattttcctggttctcttttccttgcctttcGAGCTAAACACTTCAAGGGCGCCATGCTCCACCACCCTCTGGGCGCTGGGGTGTCGCGCTTATACCGCGAGTCCTTGTGGTCAGCGCCCAGTGGTGTGTACAGAGCACTGAAGGCCAGGGCGCACCCCCAGCTCACAGTTGCTGCCTCCACGTGTGGGGGATGGGCCGGGGGACCTGGCCAGGACTCTGTGGCTGTCACAGCGATAGGGCGACATCCCCTCCCAAACACTGCTAaggagggggcggggagcgggAATTGCCTGgagttccaggggttaggactctatgctttcactgcggtggcccgggttcaatccctggtcggggatctaagatcccccaagccttGCGGGGTGGccagaaacacagaaaagaaaaaaaaaggtgggttgggggaggaggggaagtagACCCAAGGTACCAGGAATGATCCAAGCACCAGCAGCCAGAGGAGCCCCGGGTCTGCCCGGGTGAGGGGTGGTCCCATCTGCCGCTCCCGTCTGTCACAATGCAACAGCTAGTGCACGTCAGGGGGGTCTCTTGAGCAGCCCAACAGCAGTGCCCCAAATGAACGatgcaaaaatggacagaagggaCGGAAGAAACCGGTCTACAGTAGAAGTGGGAGACTTCGGTCCCCCCTGTGATGGATTCAAATGGatcccccagctcccaccccaacCATTAAGTCCACCTGTTGCAGTGCTAATCCCAAGGTGCATGTATTTGGAGATAGCACCCTTGGGGAAGTcagtaaggttaaatgaggtcacaaggGTGGAACCCCCGTCCGACAAGAGCGGTGTCctttggaaaagaggaagagacaccgaagatctccctccctccctcagcctctcttccaccctcccatcctccctctctctctctctctccccctacctttctgcccctctctctttccctccctcgcccccctcccttcctctctctccctccctccctccctctctccctttcactctctccctccctccccctctctccctccctccctctttctctctctctttctccctcctccccttctatGGCCctgtccatccctctctctccctccctccctcctttcctccctttgtctctgcccctttctctccctccctccctctttctctctctctccctccctccctctctctccctttcactctctccctccctccacctctctccctcctccctccctccttccctccctttgtctctccccctttccctccctccctccctccctctttctctcttgctctctctctctctctctctccctccctccctctttctctctctccctccctccctctctctccctttcactctctccctccctccacctctctcctaccctccctccttccctccctttgtctctccccctttccctccctccctccctctttctctctcgctctccctccctccctccctacccccccccccaaactgTTCAGAGAAGCAGCCAAGTGAGGGACCAAGAGAAAACCAGCTGTCTGCGAGCCAGGAAGAGACGCCTTCCCTCACCTGAGACTGCACTTTCCAGCCAGTTGACGTTGGACTTCTAGCCACCAGGACTGGCACCCAGTACATTTCTGTAGTTTTAGCCACCTCCTCTGTGGGACTTTGCTATGGCAGCTCTAAGCAGACTAACACAGCCTGCTTTCATTATGGGTACAGCGACCAGACAGCACCGCAGTAAGGGAATCACAGATTTGAACAGCACTGTACAAAGACTAGGTCTCATGACATGTGTAGACTATTAGCCCCAAGAACAGAGTAGACACGTGCTCGTCAAGCGTACCTAGAACGTTCTCCAGGGTACTCCACGCGTCAGGCCACACAGCATCCCTCAGTAAACTTAAGGGGATACAAACAAAAGggctgaaatcatacaaagtatgttctctggcCAAAATAGAGTGAAATTAGAcctcaataacagaaggaaatgtgGGAAATCTGCAAAGAGAGGGAAATTGAGCCGTGCGTCCCCAAATAACCGCATTAGTCTGGGACGATGCCAAATCCCACAGCACAGGATGAGGGGCTGAAACAGCAGACACAGATTCTCACGGTGGTTCCGACCAGGAGGCCGAGAGGGAGGGTCCAGCAGGGGTGGCTTGTACTGCGGCCGGTCTCCTTGGTTGCAGGTGGCCGTGCTCTTACCGCCCCTCACGTGGTCACCCTCTGTGCAcgcacccccagcccctgccttctcTCCTTGCGTGTGCTGATCCGCTCTTCCCTCAAGGGCACCAGCCATCTTGGATTAGACCTcatcctaatggcctcatttcAACCTAAGAACCACTAACTCCAGCCACAGTGacattctgaggttctagggGATTGGGGCTTCAACATGCAAATTTTGGGGGGAcgcagttcagtccataacaatagCCCAGGGAACGTACAAGACATCACAAGGGAaactagaaaatactttgaaatgaagaaaacacataCCAAAGGCCCCAGGACTTACGGCACGCGGCCAAAGAGGCACTTGGGACCTAAAGCTGCAAACACCCGTGTTCCAATGGAGGCGACACCTCAGATCAACCGCCTCATCTTGAACGGGGACAAGCGAGAAGACGAGGAAGGCGAGCCCAAGCATTCTGACAACAAATGTTCACGAGAAAAGAAAAACTGCGCTAACCCACGTACGCGGGGATCCCAAGACGTGCACTGGTCGGGAATCCTCACAACATGGGGGAGGGCGCATCCTTCTTACACACTCAGTAACAAGAGCTACAGCCACCGACCACTTCATTTGGCCCAGGCTTTCTACAAGCAGGTCACATCATGGGGAAACCCACACCAATGCTTTTGCCTGGTACTATTAggaggcccattttacagatggagaaatcgAGGCGTAGGGAGTCTCCATGATTTGATCAGCTTGTCACTAGAAGGACTCTTATTCAAGTTAAGCATCATATGCGTGCAAAGACCCATCCCCGCACTGGCCTGACCTGTCTCCCCAACAGTCAAGGGGGATTCAGCTGTCCTCCACGGGGTCCTACTACCTGACGCCTCAGGCCacataatggagaaaacacagggaaGCCAGGCATTAGTGCCCATGAGAGCCTGACACTGGATTCTGCCCACGTGGCCTCCCCAGCCCCATCAGGTCACCATCTCTCGTGAAATGGACACGAGGGCCAGGGAGGAGGGTGAGGGTCTAGGACTGAGGGCGTGAGGATGGAGAAGGGTCCCGGACGTGGGGGTCCGAGGCACGGCCCTCTGAAGGCGGCTCCTATGCTCAGGCTTGGGCCCTGCTCTCTCCTTCCACTGCCCACTCTGCTCCCTTCTGTCCCAGCGGCGTGGTGGCCCCACGTTCTCCTGCAGGCTCACTTCCCCGGGCACACTGGCTGTCAGGCAGGTGGCAAGCCTGCATTCAAAGCACGGGGACCGCCGGGCTGGAGGGCTCTCCGCATCCCCACGGGGCGTGAGTGTCTGTGCCCTTCAGGGCCCTGCGGATGCACCTCCTCCTGGATGCTTGCTCACACGTGGCTTTACACCCTGCTGCTGTCTTGTGAATGTCACTTGGCTTCACACCCTGCATCCCGCCACCAACCCAGCCCTATCCCTGTGCCCAGCCCCAGCTCAGGGACCACGGACAGGCACAGGCCCGGGCCCCGCACTTGCTCACAAAGGCCCCTAAAGCAGCAGCCGGCGATATTTGCCACAGAGGAGGGTAGGCGAGAGCCAGGCGGGAGGTCAGCCCTTTGCCAAGGAGGCTGGAGCTCAGAGCAGACGTTAGCTGGGGCTGGGGAATGGGGGCTTCTCGGGAAACAGGGCCACGGCTGAGACAACTCACACCAGCCCCTCAGGGGGCAGGCTCAGCGCACGCAGAGAACGTCAGAGCTTCCCGCTGATGGGCAGCAGCTCCCGTGTGCCCTGCCCCGCCCTGGTCAGGACTGGCTGTGTGCCGGGGTGGTGTGTGCTCGTCCAGAGTCTACTGGGGAGGGTGCTGCTGCCCCCCTGAAAAGTGCCTCCCTGAATGTCCCTGGGGCGCTCTCGGCGTGTCCCGGCCGCTGCTGCGCTGCCTGCCACGGCCGTCCCTGGGCTAGCACTGCCCCCCATCAGTCAGTTCACTGCACGAACGGGCACTAGGAATCCCTGCTTTCCCCCGGGAGTGCCCCACGGGGCTCTGGTCCTGGAGCACCCGTTGTCCCAAGAGCACCCATTTCCTGCTGGGGTCCAGGGCTGCAGCTCACTGGCAGCGGCATCTGCTCCCACCTGCCTCCCCCGGCCAGCCCAGGGCAGGTCAGATGGGATCTGGTGGGTGCTGTTCCTTCCACCTCTCTGGGGCGGCTGACTCTCTTCACAGCCTGCATCACCGGGACCCCAAAGCCCTCTCCTGCCTGGCTCCTTTCCAAACCCTCATGCGGGTCTGCAGgtggctggggcctgggggagcGTCCTGGGGACCACCCCTGCCATCTGCTACAGCCTGTCCCTCTGCTCAAACACCCTGATCGAGGACACCAGAGTCCTAGCCGGCTCTGCGGGTGGCTGACAGGACACGCCTGTGCCTCTCGCACTCAGGCTCAAAAACCAAAACCTCACGGTCACATTCAGAAGGCCATCAGTGTACTCAAACATTTGGGCATTACGTAGGGAATGATTTCAAAATAAGTCGGAAGCACAGAGATTCGCCCCACATCCACGCGGCAATGATTATCACTTACCAACCACGAGGAGACTCGCCGAGTGCCTACATCACGTCCTGCCAGCTCCACCCGAACCATGATATTGGTCGGGGGGGGATGCTTCTCTGGGACTTTCAGGTAAACATACATGCACGAGGTCATCAGGACCGGGGCCTGAGCGGCTCCTAGTCGGGGGACAGGCAGGGCAAAAGCCAGGCTGTGCAGACCGAGGCCAGGTTCTGGAGAGAGTGGGCGCTGTGGGCAGCAGGGTCACCCCTGAGGGGGACTCGGGGCTGGGCCCCACGAGGACGCCCCCGACCCCAACGGGGCCGTTCGGCAGCTGGCGGCTGCCCTCCTGACAGAGACTCAGCACAGCCCCGCGGGGACGGATGGGTGCAGCTCAGGGACCTAAGGGTGCGGGTTGCTTGAGGGAAATGCCCTCCGCCAGCTCCCTGTGGGGCAGCCTCTCTCTGGAACACCTCCAACCCTGCCCAGGGCCTTAAAGGCAGAGTCTGGCATCTCACATCTAAGGGTCAAAGGTGCAGGACTTAAGACCCTGGGGGAGGAAACACAGTGGTCTGTGTCTGTGTTGTCATGGCTTGAGGACTAACCCCCGACCCCGGTGTGCCTTCGATACAGATGGCCGTGACAAAAATGCTTCTGCTCAGAATTCAGTGGCAAAGGGTCATCACATGACCCCTCCCAAGTGAAGAGGACTCTGGCAGTGCTGTGTCCCCACTTGtgcggggaggagaggaagacaaGATGGGGACGAGCACCTGACGGCTCTCCAATGCCACACTGCCTAGTAGAGGCTCAACAAAAGCAGCGCTTACCATTTGTGATGACAAAATCCCCTTCTTTTCCGGCAGGAGTGTCTGAGCAGGTTACATTGGCCCTGAAATTCTCCACCTTTTCCAAGTGCCCACCTGCTATATGGCAGGTGCTTCAAATCCAGGATCCCACGTAATGTTCACGTTGTCGTATGGCGCTCAGCAGGGAGGGCTGCCTCTTTAGCCCCCGGCACCGTCTGCACCTCCCACTGCAGTGACCTCCCAATCCCATTAGGCCCAGAAGTTGCCCCTTCCTTTCGATGCCAGGTCACAGCCCAAACCTGTGGGTCTCTGATGCCGCCATATTTCTGCACCTGCCTGAACGCGGGGACACTGGCGGACGTTGCTTCTTAGTGGCTAGGACTTATTTCTAGTATTATTCTGATCCCAGACTCTGTCCTTCTCCCCTCTGgaaattgctttcttttcatgACATCTCAGAGAATTTGCAGCTCCATAGGAAACGGAATAGAAAACCAGTCAAAATTGCTGTTCTGTGTGTTTTACTCCTGGAGGATATATTATTCAatttggatgtgtgtgtgtgtgtctgtcggCATGGAGGGAAGGGTGGTGATTTCCCCAGTTGGGTGCAGCTCACGCAAAGCTCCCAGGATTCCAGTCACACGGCGACTCCTTTCCACTTCGGCAGCCTCTCTTCTTTCAAACCccctattttcattcatttcatcccACTGAAATCTAGACCTTGCTCACAAGTGGCCAACGTAAACTCCAGGTGACTAAAATGGTCGTTTCCATACAGTTGGTAATTGGCTctcccagggcagggagaggagggccaGCCCCGGGAATACCGAGCAGGGCTTCAAAGAGCAAGACCCTCATTTCTCTGGAAATCCTTGCAGGTGGCGGCTATGAAACACCTACCTCTTCACTGTGGCCCACTGCAATGCAACAAGAGCCAgcaccccttccttcctgccccagggcgAGATTTCTCTCGGCTTTATCCACGACCCAGAAGGACATCTCACAGCAATGTCCCATTTCAGACTTTCCCCTGCAACCCAAGACACACCCTCTGCATGTCTGGCTGCTGCCACCACCCAGCTTCATCACCATCGCCTCCCACAGAAGGAACccccacttcccaaaggcccaaAGTGCCCTGGCTCGGGGCACTTAACACTCCAGGGCTCGCTCCTGGAGCCCCACCGCCTCGTCCCATGTTGTCTTATTCTGTGGGACTTAGGGGACGTCTCACCACCTTCCTCATGTGACAGTGGCTCCTAGACCATCACTCTAGGTGTGGGTGTGTCCTGCTTTTCCTAGCGTTCCCGCTACTAACACAGGCCCTTCCGGAGAGCAGAGGCTCCGTGGAGGTCTGCGGAATAAACAAGCCAGTGGGCAGGGGGCTTATTGACGCAGATGAACCTTCTCCTACTTTCTTAAAATACCCGTGCAAATCCAACTCAACAGAGATAGTTCGTTTTATTTACAGAATGACAGAcaagacagggaagcaagaaTTGGAACAAcaatggcttttatttttctatttcttcccccaTCTATATCACTGCTAAGTACTTCCACATTTCCAGAGCAGTTCTGATTCCAATTCCCTGTTATCTTGTACACGGTCACAAAACGAACTGGGAGATTTCCCAACCTCTCTTACAAAACAGCAAAACTCTTGTTCTTGAACTGAATTAGTGCAAATACCTGTGGGATTAACGTCATACACAAAGTTAGACACTGAAGCTTGTTTAGTCTTCTATTCAAAGAACCAACATTTGAAAAATTCCTAAAGGAAACAGACATGGAAGTCCATGTCAACATACACAACAGGAACCCAAAATGCTGCACACCGGCTTCCCCCAACTCGCCCGGCTCTCACTGCTTAGAAGGCTGACCGCTCCCTCTTCAAACTCAGAGTGAAGGAGCAGCCCCCCTTCCTGCCCCACGGGAGAAGCTGCTGGACGTGGGACTGGCTGCTGCTCTGGCTCAGGCTCCCTCTTCCTCATCGTTCACACTCCCTGCAGACACGGATGGGAAGAACCTGGGAGCCATGCTATTGATCCTGAGCAGATACTGCAGGACCTGCCACTTGCTGGCCTCCGCGTAGGCCCGGGGACCCCACAGGAACTCGTAGCGGGCAGGGTCGCTGTGGGGCACCTGCCGGTACTTCAGGTAACCCGTCTGCACCCACACTTCGGTGAGCAGCTCCCTCCCGGCACACACCCCCATGTTGCCGAGCACTCCCCACACTTCCTCCTCAGGGACGCGGTCACCGAACAGGGTGACCATGGTCAGGACCAGCAAAGGGAAGCTGGCCTCGGGCGTGCACTGCCAGTCGCTCAGCACTGCATCCCAGGTGAGGCCCAGGGTGGGGACCAGGACGTAGGTGCGCTCGCGGGGGTCCACCACCTTCACGTCCACGCCAAACAGCAGCTGCAGGCACTCGCAAACGAGGCGGAGGACCACGGGGAAGTGGTCCCGATGCTCCCGGAGGACCGTACTCAGCATCTCCGCCTCGGAGGTCGGCTCCCCGGTACGAAACTTGAGGAGCAGGAACCCCACCAGGTCAGCCATCAGCGCAACAAGTGCCTCACGGGACAAGGGCTCGGCATAGGCGGAGAAGGAGGGGGCGCCAGGGGAGGCGGAGGACGAGGGGGATGCGGCCTCCTCCCCCGCAGCCCCCAGCAGCGGCGCCTCCACCGGACCCTGGGCCGGGACTGGGGCCTCAAGGTCGGCCTCAGGCTGGCGGAGCTCACTCATCTCGACCGGGGGCCTGATCACTGGGGTCGGGCCGCCCACGGGAGTGTGGGCAGGGGACCTCGTACCTGGGGTAGAGAGGGGGTGTGAGCGGCCTCGGCGGAGAAAGGCACCCTGGGCAGCCCTGGCAAAGGCCACTTACAGGTCTCGTCTTAAGGGCTGCCCTCGGGCCTCACAGGGGCGCTCCTCCCGGGTGGCCTGTCCCCTGCCAACCTGAAGAAGGAAGTGAGGGGGCTCCTCAGGGTGCAGCCAGCACGGCCCCAGGTTCTGGGGCTGACAGGGCGGTGGGGTGACTTGGGTGTTGTGGGGTCCCCTCTGTTCTGGGAGGGGGAGCCCCTGGGTACACACTCAGGGCACGCACCTCCCCTTGGCTCCTGGCGCTGCCTGGGCCtcctctgctctgtgccctgaGGACACGGTCCTCAGACCTGGGCCTTCGCCTCCCGGTTCCTGGAGCCCCTGTAAGAGGAATGGAGGGCGCACCTCTTGTGTACACTGTGGCACAGCTCTGGGCCTCGGTGCTGGTAGGAGGATTGGGCCGGACTCTGTGaggtccccccagttctgagttcTGGGGTGGGTGGTCCCCTCGGGGCTCGCTCGTCGTGCTCACTGTTCCCCTTAAGGGCCTGGACCCTCCCCTTTGCAGGCCGGAGGGGAAACTCAGAACAGGACCCCGAATCTGAACAGAAAGCAGTGAGGGGGCCCCACAGGTGGCCGCACCTGCCCAGGGCCTCCCGAGGGTCCTAGGAAGGGGAGATGCTGGGTCCTCACCTCCTCCTCACATCCTGCCTGGCCTCCCAGCGCTGACCACAGGGGCAGGTTTCTGTTGAGGCCCCTGTTCCAGGGCTGGGGGTCTGCTCAGTCCTCCCTCGGGGTCCTGGGAGTCCACCCTCTGTGGACCTGAAGGCTCACCCCTCACACCAAACACCTGACCTCCTGAGGACCCCGACCCAGAGGTCAGGAAACATCTCATCTGCTGACCGTGCTCTGGCGCCGCCAAGGCCCCCGCGGAAGGGCAAAGGATCCCTCCCTGTGTTGGGGTCTAACGTCCTCAGTCCTTCCTTCCTCGCGTGCAGGCTGGACTCTGGGCAGGACCTGGGATTGTCCCGTCTGCCAGTGTGAGTCCCTGCTCCTTATACCAGGTCTCCAGTCTCTCCGAGACCCTGACGTCAGGACGTCAGGACAGGCCTACCGTGCTCATCCCACCCCGGGGCCTCCCACGGCCACCTGCAAGGGCGGTGATCTGGTGGGTCCCTTTTGTCCTCCCTCAGGGTCCCCTCAGTCCTGCCTAAGGGCCCTAACCTTAGTCCACCAGGGACCTGACATTTTACCCTCTGTGCTCATGAGACCCCGTCCCTTATCCCAGGTCCCCAGCTTCTCTGAGACCCGGATGTCAGGAAGTGCTGCACGTGGCGGCCTCCCAGGGCCAACTCAGTTCTGGGTTGCAGGCTGCCCTCAGTGCTCCCTCAGGGCCCTCACCTTGACTCCACACAGGACCTGGGATTCTCCGCAGTGCCCACCAGACACCCCGCCCCTTATACCCCCTCTGCAGCCTCTCTGAGACCCCGCCCCGTGCTCCCCCTCTCCAGGGTGTCTGAGACCCGGATGTTAGGAAGTGCTGCACCTGTTCATCCCGCCCTATGGCTGGAAGGGCCAActgggtcctgggatccaggctCCCCTCAGTCCACACTCAGTGCTCTCACCCTGACTCTACATAAGACCTGGGATTCTCTCCTGTGCCCGCCTAGGATCCCGCCCCTTATACCCCCTTCCCAGCATCTCTGAGACTCCGCCCCGTACTCCTCTCCCCAGCGTCTCTGAGACCCGGATGTCAGGAAGTGCTGCACGTGCTCATCCCGCCCTATGGCCT is from Orcinus orca chromosome X, mOrcOrc1.1, whole genome shotgun sequence and encodes:
- the LOC125962960 gene encoding melanoma-associated antigen 1-like: MSELRQPEADLEAPVPAQGPVEAPLLGAAGEEAASPSSSASPGAPSFSAYAEPLSREALVALMADLVGFLLLKFRTGEPTSEAEMLSTVLREHRDHFPVVLRLVCECLQLLFGVDVKVVDPRERTYVLVPTLGLTWDAVLSDWQCTPEASFPLLVLTMVTLFGDRVPEEEVWGVLGNMGVCAGRELLTEVWVQTGYLKYRQVPHSDPARYEFLWGPRAYAEASKWQVLQYLLRINSMAPRFFPSVSAGSVNDEEEGA
- the LOC125962959 gene encoding heat shock transcription factor, X-linked-like — translated: MAADEKGPAAGMAPGFGEAPLPPDTAAPALGSGSCTPQSLALDQPVPAGHPDLRLLPGEAAFQDLTEEPLLKRPRTACEAVWEGSLLFHPFPRKLWTIVHSSRFASIGWNEDGTCIGVNRPLFQKEVLDRDGLDKVFKTECMKSFIRQLNRYGFSKVYQDMHTSLCVTNLSTKERPAHVLSEVRRAGDGGGGALSRG